A window of Blastomonas sp. SL216 contains these coding sequences:
- a CDS encoding OmpH family outer membrane protein, translated as MKLLLKCTAAALMAAGTLASGAIAPVAAQAVAGLGVADQRRAVIESSAFVNANNARPTTYKAQYDAAQAKSNQIRQQLEPLVNKFNTDVQAPNAQANQAALQQQLGQIQQLREQGSQEVQEILQPVALSEAYVLEQISDKFDAAVRAAMTKRKISIVFEVGSTLAHNDAYDLTKDITAELNAAIPTAQLVPPQGWLPRAQREQQARQAAAAGAAPAPAAPAAQQPEGR; from the coding sequence ATGAAACTTCTTCTGAAATGCACCGCTGCTGCCCTGATGGCCGCAGGCACCCTGGCTTCGGGCGCGATTGCTCCCGTAGCCGCTCAGGCTGTCGCTGGCCTCGGCGTCGCCGATCAGCGCCGCGCCGTGATCGAATCGTCCGCCTTCGTCAACGCCAACAACGCGCGTCCGACGACCTACAAGGCGCAGTATGACGCGGCCCAGGCCAAGTCGAACCAGATCCGCCAGCAGCTCGAGCCGCTGGTGAACAAGTTCAACACCGACGTTCAGGCTCCCAACGCGCAGGCCAACCAGGCCGCGCTGCAGCAGCAGCTGGGCCAGATCCAGCAGCTGCGCGAGCAGGGTTCGCAGGAAGTGCAGGAAATCCTGCAGCCCGTCGCCCTGTCCGAAGCCTATGTGCTGGAACAGATCAGCGACAAGTTCGACGCCGCCGTGCGCGCTGCGATGACCAAGCGCAAGATCAGCATCGTGTTCGAAGTCGGATCGACCCTGGCGCACAATGACGCCTATGACCTGACCAAGGACATCACCGCCGAGCTGAACGCCGCCATCCCGACCGCACAGCTGGTGCCGCCGCAGGGCTGGCTGCCGCGCGCACAGCGTGAACAGCAGGCCCGTCAGGCCGCTGCTGCCGGTGCCGCTCCTGCACCTGCCGCGCCCGCCGCACAGCAGCCCGAAGGCCGGTAA
- the rpmE gene encoding 50S ribosomal protein L31, giving the protein MKNDIHPDYHMINVKMTDGTVYQTRSTWGKEGDTLQLDIDPTSHPAWTGGNQRLMDAGGQVARFNKRFGGISLKKG; this is encoded by the coding sequence ATGAAGAACGATATCCATCCCGACTATCACATGATCAATGTGAAGATGACCGACGGCACCGTGTACCAGACCCGCTCGACCTGGGGCAAGGAAGGCGACACGCTGCAGCTGGATATCGACCCGACCTCGCACCCGGCCTGGACCGGCGGCAACCAGCGCCTGATGGACGCAGGCGGCCAGGTTGCCCGCTTCAACAAGCGCTTTGGCGGCATCTCGCTCAAGAAGGGCTGA
- the recA gene encoding recombinase RecA, protein MAGQLKLIQTEKEAKSMDRQKALDAALAQIDRAFGKGSAMRLGSKEAMQVEAISTGSLGLDIALGVGGLPRGRVIEIYGPESSGKTTLALHVIAEAQKNGGTAAFVDAEHALDPVYAKKLGVNIDELIVSQPDTGEQALEITDTLVRSNAIDVLVVDSVAALVPRAEIEGEMGDSHVGLQARLMSQSLRKLTGSISRSRCMVIFINQLRMKIGVMYGNPETTTGGNALKFYASVRLDIRRTGQIKDRDDIVGNTTRVKVVKNKVAPPFKQVEFDIMYGEGISKIGEILDLGVKAGIVEKAGSWFSHDSVRIGQGRENAKTFLKEHPEMMAKIEGLIRGQQDKVAEEMMTGPDAEDDVGDDM, encoded by the coding sequence ATGGCCGGGCAGCTTAAACTCATCCAGACCGAGAAAGAGGCGAAATCCATGGACAGGCAAAAGGCGCTCGATGCAGCGCTGGCTCAGATCGACCGGGCCTTTGGCAAGGGGTCGGCGATGCGGCTGGGCTCCAAGGAAGCGATGCAGGTCGAGGCGATCTCCACCGGTTCGCTCGGGCTCGACATTGCGCTGGGCGTCGGCGGTCTGCCGCGCGGCCGCGTGATTGAAATCTACGGCCCGGAAAGCTCGGGCAAGACCACGCTCGCGCTGCACGTGATTGCAGAGGCGCAGAAGAACGGCGGCACCGCGGCATTCGTCGATGCCGAACATGCGCTCGATCCGGTCTATGCCAAGAAGCTGGGCGTCAATATCGACGAACTGATCGTCTCGCAGCCCGACACCGGCGAACAGGCGCTCGAGATTACCGACACGCTGGTGCGATCGAACGCGATCGACGTGCTGGTGGTCGATTCGGTGGCGGCGCTGGTGCCGCGCGCGGAAATCGAAGGCGAAATGGGCGACAGCCATGTCGGCCTGCAGGCCCGTCTGATGAGCCAGTCGCTGCGCAAGCTGACCGGTTCGATCAGCCGCTCGCGCTGCATGGTGATCTTCATCAACCAGCTGCGCATGAAGATCGGCGTGATGTACGGCAACCCGGAAACCACGACCGGCGGCAACGCGCTCAAGTTCTACGCATCGGTCCGCCTCGACATCCGCCGCACCGGCCAGATCAAGGATCGCGACGATATCGTCGGCAACACCACCCGGGTGAAGGTCGTCAAGAACAAGGTCGCCCCGCCGTTCAAGCAGGTCGAATTCGACATCATGTATGGCGAGGGCATTTCCAAGATCGGCGAGATTCTCGACCTCGGCGTCAAGGCCGGCATCGTTGAAAAGGCGGGCAGCTGGTTCAGCCATGATTCGGTGCGGATCGGCCAGGGACGCGAGAATGCCAAGACCTTCCTCAAGGAACATCCCGAGATGATGGCCAAGATCGAAGGTCTGATCCGCGGCCAGCAGGACAAGGTAGCCGAAGAGATGATGACCGGGCCCGATGCCGAGGATGATGTCGGCGACGACATGTAA
- the fabZ gene encoding 3-hydroxyacyl-ACP dehydratase FabZ, with amino-acid sequence MAEMEQGYDILKVMAALPHRYPMLLVDRVARLDIDQSIHAIKAVSMNEPFFQGHFPARPIMPGVLIIEALAQAAGILAVESLGLAGSGKLVYFMAIDGAKFRAPVEPGVLLDLHAEFEQKRAKVCKFKARAEMNGKLACEVGFTAMIADPPA; translated from the coding sequence ATGGCTGAGATGGAACAGGGCTACGACATTCTCAAGGTGATGGCGGCGCTTCCGCACCGCTATCCCATGCTGCTGGTGGACCGCGTGGCGCGGCTGGACATTGACCAGTCGATCCACGCGATCAAGGCCGTGAGCATGAACGAGCCGTTCTTCCAGGGCCATTTCCCTGCCCGCCCGATCATGCCCGGCGTTCTCATCATCGAGGCGCTGGCGCAGGCGGCGGGGATTTTGGCGGTGGAATCGCTGGGCCTGGCAGGCTCGGGCAAGCTGGTCTATTTCATGGCGATCGACGGTGCCAAGTTCCGCGCGCCGGTGGAACCCGGTGTGCTGCTCGACCTGCATGCCGAGTTCGAACAGAAGCGCGCCAAGGTGTGCAAGTTCAAGGCGCGCGCGGAAATGAACGGGAAGCTGGCCTGCGAAGTCGGCTTTACCGCGATGATCGCCGACCCGCCGGCCTGA
- the alaS gene encoding alanine--tRNA ligase: MTSTNDIRRSFLEYFGGNGHDIVPSAPLVPHNDPTLMFVNAGMVPFKNVFTGLETRSNPRATSSQKCVRAGGKHNDLDNVGYTARHHTFFEMLGNFSFGDYFKEEAIHHAWTLVNKTWGLAADRLTVTVYHTDDEAFGLWKKIAGLPDERIIRIATSDNFWSMGDTGPCGPCSEIFYDHGDHIFGGPPGSPDEDGDRFIEIWNLVFMQYEQHADGSRTNLPRPSIDTGMGIERIAAVMQGVHDNYDIDLFKALIAASGQATGTATTGGNQASHRVIADHLRATSFLIADGVLPANEGRGYVLRRIMRRAMRHAHILGSADPLMHRLVPTLVAEMGQAFPELVRAQPLIEETLEREETRFRQTLDKGLRLLDEATADLAEGAVLAGETAFRLYDTYGFPYDLTEDALRSRGLGVDRAGFDTAMAAQKAAARAAWKGSGEAASAEIWYDIAERAGGTEFTGYTATEGEAEIVALVRDGVEIDSATAGDKVTILVNQTPFYGESGGQMGDAGAITSLAGLKAIVDDTSKPLGRLHAHQARIETGSIKLGDTVHLAVDVERRDALRANHSATHLLHAALRNHLGGHVTQKGSMVAPDRLRFDFSHPKALSEAEIAAVEAEVNAEIRANEAVTTRLMSPDDAVQAGALALFGEKYGEEVRVLSMGRATDKHYSVELCGGTHVRALGDIGIFRIVSESAVSSGVRRIEALTGEGARQWLVGRDERLKAIASLIKTAPDEVESRIAALVEERRTLERELAEARKALALGGGAGKAGAAVETVGGLSFTGQVIDGLDPKELRGLLDQAKTSLGSGIAVMIAINEGRAAFAAAVTDDLTSRISAVDLVRAGVEALGGKGGGGRPDMAQGGGPDGSKAEAALAAVRALIEKVAAPA; encoded by the coding sequence ATGACATCGACAAATGACATCCGGCGTTCGTTCCTCGAATATTTCGGGGGCAACGGCCATGACATCGTGCCCTCTGCGCCGCTGGTTCCGCATAACGACCCGACGCTGATGTTCGTCAATGCGGGCATGGTGCCGTTCAAGAACGTGTTCACCGGGCTGGAGACGCGCAGCAATCCGCGCGCCACCTCGTCGCAGAAATGCGTGCGCGCCGGCGGCAAGCACAACGATCTCGACAATGTCGGCTATACCGCGCGGCACCACACCTTCTTCGAGATGCTCGGCAATTTCTCGTTCGGCGACTATTTCAAGGAAGAGGCGATCCACCACGCCTGGACGCTGGTCAACAAGACCTGGGGCCTGGCCGCCGACAGGCTCACCGTCACCGTCTATCACACCGATGACGAGGCGTTCGGCCTGTGGAAGAAGATCGCAGGGCTTCCCGATGAGCGCATCATCCGCATCGCGACCTCGGACAATTTCTGGTCGATGGGCGATACCGGCCCGTGCGGTCCGTGCAGCGAAATCTTCTACGATCACGGTGACCATATCTTCGGTGGCCCGCCGGGATCGCCCGACGAGGATGGTGACCGGTTCATCGAGATCTGGAACCTGGTGTTCATGCAATATGAACAGCATGCCGATGGCAGCCGCACCAATCTGCCGCGCCCGTCGATCGATACCGGCATGGGCATCGAGCGCATCGCGGCAGTCATGCAGGGCGTGCACGACAATTACGATATCGATCTGTTCAAGGCGCTGATCGCGGCATCCGGCCAGGCAACCGGCACCGCGACCACGGGCGGTAATCAGGCAAGCCACCGCGTCATTGCCGATCATCTGCGCGCCACCTCGTTCCTGATTGCCGATGGCGTGCTGCCCGCCAATGAGGGCCGCGGCTATGTGCTGCGCCGGATCATGCGCCGCGCGATGCGCCATGCGCACATCCTGGGTTCGGCCGATCCGCTGATGCACCGGCTGGTGCCGACGCTGGTCGCTGAAATGGGCCAGGCCTTCCCCGAACTGGTGCGCGCGCAGCCGCTGATCGAGGAAACGCTGGAGCGCGAGGAAACCCGCTTCCGCCAGACGCTCGACAAGGGCCTGAGGCTGCTCGACGAGGCGACCGCCGACCTCGCCGAAGGCGCGGTGCTGGCGGGCGAAACCGCCTTCCGCCTCTATGACACTTATGGCTTCCCCTATGACCTGACTGAGGATGCGCTGCGCAGCCGTGGTCTCGGCGTCGACCGCGCCGGCTTCGATACCGCGATGGCCGCGCAAAAGGCGGCCGCACGTGCTGCCTGGAAGGGCTCGGGCGAGGCTGCTTCGGCCGAGATCTGGTACGATATTGCCGAACGCGCAGGCGGCACCGAGTTCACCGGCTATACCGCCACCGAAGGCGAGGCCGAGATCGTGGCTCTGGTCCGCGACGGCGTCGAGATCGACAGTGCCACTGCGGGCGACAAGGTCACCATCCTGGTCAACCAGACGCCGTTCTACGGTGAAAGCGGCGGTCAGATGGGCGATGCCGGTGCGATAACATCGCTCGCCGGGCTGAAGGCGATTGTCGACGATACGTCCAAGCCACTGGGCCGGCTGCACGCGCATCAGGCGCGGATCGAGACCGGCAGCATCAAGCTGGGCGACACCGTGCACCTGGCCGTTGATGTCGAGCGCCGCGATGCGCTGCGCGCCAATCACAGCGCCACGCACCTGTTGCACGCGGCGCTGCGCAATCATCTGGGCGGGCACGTGACCCAGAAGGGATCGATGGTCGCCCCCGATCGGCTGCGTTTCGACTTCTCGCATCCCAAGGCCCTGAGCGAGGCGGAGATCGCCGCCGTCGAGGCCGAGGTCAATGCCGAGATCCGCGCCAATGAAGCAGTGACGACGCGGCTGATGAGCCCCGATGATGCCGTCCAGGCTGGTGCGCTCGCGCTGTTCGGCGAGAAATATGGCGAGGAAGTCCGCGTGCTTTCGATGGGCCGCGCGACCGACAAGCATTATTCGGTCGAACTGTGCGGCGGCACGCATGTCCGCGCGCTGGGCGATATCGGCATATTCCGCATCGTTTCCGAAAGCGCGGTGTCGAGCGGTGTCCGCCGGATCGAGGCGCTGACCGGTGAAGGCGCACGCCAATGGCTGGTCGGCCGTGACGAGCGGCTGAAGGCGATCGCATCGCTGATCAAGACCGCGCCCGACGAGGTCGAATCGCGTATCGCCGCACTGGTCGAAGAGCGCCGCACGCTCGAGCGCGAGCTGGCCGAAGCGCGCAAGGCGCTGGCGCTGGGCGGCGGTGCAGGCAAGGCCGGTGCTGCGGTCGAGACGGTCGGCGGACTGAGCTTCACCGGCCAGGTGATCGACGGGCTGGACCCCAAGGAACTGCGCGGGCTGCTCGATCAGGCCAAGACGTCGCTCGGATCGGGCATTGCGGTGATGATCGCGATCAACGAAGGCCGCGCGGCATTCGCTGCCGCAGTGACCGACGATCTCACCAGCCGCATCAGCGCGGTCGATCTGGTACGTGCCGGGGTCGAGGCCCTGGGCGGCAAGGGTGGCGGCGGTCGCCCGGACATGGCGCAGGGCGGCGGTCCCGATGGCAGCAAGGCAGAGGCCGCGCTCGCTGCAGTCCGTGCGCTGATCGAGAAGGTGGCTGCTCCGGCGTAA
- the bamA gene encoding outer membrane protein assembly factor BamA, which produces MKSEHKIAIGARALGLLLSSTVLAGSASTAFAQTAGPAAPAPAAPQAAVPAPALPQGQQIRSITINGSQRIEADTVRSYIQLRVGDIYTQVAADQALRDLFETELFADVSIRNNDGAVVIDVKENPVINRVILEGNKRIKEDKILPEIRLSPRQIFTRTKVRADVARIIELYKRQGRFAATVEPKMVQQDQNRVDVVFEINEGPRSKVRQINILGNEKFSDGELRGEMATKQSRFYRFFSSGDSYDPDKLAYDQQKLRQFYLTQGYADFRVISAVAELTPDKRDFIITYVVEEGDRYKFGDVGVDSQIRDFSEDGLKAQLPMKTGDWYNAKLVEDTVEQLSETAGLFGYAFADVRPNFNRNRETLTMDITFELAESARVYVERIDINGNTLTQDKIVRREFRLNEGDAFNSFLVKRSENRINSLGYFQEKFEIEQKQGSAPDRIILEANVEEKATGELQLSAGFSSIENFILQASIRQRNFRGKGQTVGLSINYSRFSQGVNLSFTEPYVFDKNISFGADIFRRDLNSFNFVGNSRNTTFEQLTTGASFRLGVPLTEYVSALLRYSLTVDDVTLDRTQFFSDLDGNGTLECDPVRAGFFLCDNLGQRTTSLIGYSLLYDNRDNRIRPTRGQNITLSQDFAGLGGAVSYLRTRLNASKHWRIGRSGFILTLAAEGGHIIAFEDRGTPAQGIDDIRLTDRFFLGQPQIRGFDIRGVGPRVIRTGFTPEIVNGVIVNTPVTERRNRVDDALGGRYYYLARAELDIPLGSGARELGLRPSVFVDAGAVFGVVRPLLQTPQNRDENGNLLYLTTATDAAGAVTIVSTTNATDANGRANTPSLSFTEQFFGDSPKPRVSVGFGVNWNSPFGPFRIDIARALLKEPGDDTRLFTFNVGTQF; this is translated from the coding sequence GTGAAATCTGAACACAAAATCGCCATCGGCGCGCGTGCCCTCGGCCTGCTGCTGAGTTCCACCGTTCTGGCGGGAAGCGCCAGCACAGCCTTTGCGCAGACCGCAGGGCCGGCAGCGCCCGCGCCTGCCGCGCCTCAGGCAGCAGTACCGGCCCCTGCCCTGCCCCAGGGGCAGCAGATCCGGTCGATCACCATCAATGGTTCGCAGCGTATCGAGGCGGATACCGTACGTTCGTATATCCAGCTGCGCGTGGGCGACATCTATACCCAGGTCGCGGCCGACCAGGCGCTGCGCGACCTGTTCGAGACCGAGCTGTTCGCTGACGTTTCCATCCGCAACAATGACGGCGCGGTCGTGATCGACGTCAAGGAAAACCCGGTCATCAACCGCGTGATCCTGGAAGGCAACAAGCGGATCAAGGAAGACAAGATCCTTCCCGAAATCCGCCTCTCGCCGCGTCAGATCTTCACCCGCACCAAGGTGCGCGCCGACGTCGCCCGCATCATCGAGCTGTACAAGCGCCAGGGCCGTTTCGCCGCGACCGTCGAGCCGAAAATGGTCCAGCAGGACCAGAACCGCGTCGATGTGGTGTTCGAAATCAACGAAGGCCCGCGCTCCAAGGTCCGCCAGATCAACATTCTGGGCAACGAGAAATTCTCCGACGGAGAGCTGCGCGGCGAGATGGCGACCAAGCAGTCGCGCTTCTACCGTTTCTTCAGCTCGGGCGATTCCTACGATCCCGACAAGCTGGCCTATGACCAGCAGAAGCTGCGCCAGTTCTACCTGACCCAGGGCTATGCCGATTTCCGCGTGATCTCTGCGGTGGCCGAGCTGACCCCCGACAAGCGCGACTTCATCATCACCTATGTCGTCGAGGAAGGCGATCGCTACAAGTTCGGCGATGTCGGCGTCGACAGCCAGATTCGCGACTTTTCCGAAGACGGGCTGAAGGCCCAGCTGCCGATGAAGACCGGCGACTGGTACAATGCCAAGCTGGTCGAGGACACGGTCGAGCAGCTGAGCGAGACGGCAGGCCTGTTCGGCTATGCCTTTGCGGACGTGCGGCCGAATTTCAACCGCAACCGCGAAACGCTCACCATGGACATCACGTTCGAGCTCGCGGAATCGGCGCGCGTCTATGTCGAGCGGATCGACATCAACGGTAACACGCTCACCCAGGACAAGATCGTCCGGCGCGAATTCCGCCTCAACGAGGGCGATGCGTTCAACAGCTTCCTGGTGAAGCGTTCGGAAAACCGCATCAACTCGCTCGGTTATTTCCAGGAAAAGTTCGAGATCGAACAGAAGCAGGGCAGCGCACCTGACCGCATCATCCTGGAAGCCAATGTCGAGGAAAAGGCGACTGGCGAGCTTCAGCTCTCCGCCGGTTTCTCGTCGATCGAGAACTTCATCCTGCAGGCCTCGATCCGCCAGCGCAATTTCCGCGGCAAGGGCCAGACTGTCGGCCTCAGCATCAACTATTCGCGCTTCTCGCAGGGCGTGAACCTGAGCTTCACCGAACCCTATGTGTTCGACAAGAACATCTCGTTCGGCGCGGACATCTTCCGCCGTGACCTCAACAGCTTCAACTTTGTCGGCAATTCGCGCAACACCACGTTCGAACAGCTGACCACCGGCGCATCGTTCCGCCTGGGCGTTCCGCTGACCGAATATGTCTCGGCCCTGCTGCGCTACTCGCTGACGGTCGATGACGTGACGCTCGACCGGACCCAGTTCTTCTCTGACCTTGACGGCAACGGCACGCTGGAGTGCGACCCCGTGCGCGCAGGCTTCTTCCTGTGCGACAACCTGGGCCAGCGCACCACGTCGCTGATCGGCTATTCGCTGCTCTACGATAACCGCGACAACCGCATCCGCCCGACGCGCGGACAGAATATCACGCTGTCGCAGGATTTTGCCGGCCTTGGCGGTGCGGTGAGCTATCTGCGTACGCGCCTCAACGCGTCCAAGCACTGGCGTATCGGCCGCAGCGGCTTCATCCTTACCCTTGCGGCCGAAGGTGGCCATATCATCGCGTTCGAAGATCGCGGCACGCCGGCGCAGGGCATTGACGACATCCGCCTGACCGACCGCTTCTTCCTGGGGCAGCCGCAGATCCGCGGTTTCGACATTCGCGGCGTCGGCCCGCGCGTCATTCGTACCGGCTTCACGCCTGAAATCGTCAACGGCGTGATCGTCAACACGCCGGTGACCGAGCGCCGCAACCGCGTCGATGACGCGCTGGGTGGCCGCTATTACTATCTCGCCCGTGCTGAGCTCGACATTCCGCTGGGCAGCGGCGCGCGCGAGCTGGGCCTGCGTCCCTCGGTGTTCGTCGATGCCGGCGCCGTGTTCGGCGTGGTCCGTCCGCTTCTGCAGACACCGCAGAACCGCGATGAAAATGGCAATCTGCTGTATCTTACGACGGCGACCGACGCGGCCGGAGCGGTGACGATCGTCAGCACAACCAATGCCACCGATGCCAATGGCCGGGCCAACACTCCCAGCCTTTCCTTTACCGAACAGTTCTTTGGTGATTCGCCCAAGCCGCGTGTTTCGGTGGGCTTTGGCGTCAACTGGAACTCGCCATTTGGCCCGTTCCGCATCGATATTGCCCGCGCTCTGCTCAAGGAGCCGGGCGACGACACCCGTCTGTTCACATTCAACGTAGGGACCCAGTTCTGA
- a CDS encoding response regulator, translated as MSDARTFVIAEDEAMIAMLLEDFIDLLGHKIAAMVASLEDGLAAISAGGFDAAILDVNLGRDKCWPLADALRAMGIPYIFATGGGDTIPAEHASAPTLAKPYTMASLEAALGRL; from the coding sequence GTGAGCGACGCCAGGACCTTTGTGATCGCCGAGGATGAGGCGATGATTGCCATGCTGCTCGAAGATTTCATCGATCTGTTGGGCCACAAGATCGCCGCGATGGTGGCAAGCCTGGAAGACGGACTGGCCGCGATCAGCGCTGGCGGCTTCGATGCGGCGATACTCGACGTGAATCTGGGGCGCGACAAATGCTGGCCGCTCGCCGATGCGCTGCGCGCCATGGGCATTCCCTATATTTTTGCGACCGGCGGCGGTGATACCATCCCGGCGGAACATGCATCGGCCCCGACCCTGGCCAAGCCGTACACGATGGCGTCGCTGGAGGCGGCGCTCGGCCGGTTGTAA
- the rseP gene encoding RIP metalloprotease RseP — protein MNENPGFLLTVIAFLLVLGPLVFVHEMGHYLVGRWFGVKAESFSIGFGREIAGWTDKRGTRWKLGMLPLGGYVQFAGDMDPSSRSDPNWVALPAEERNRTFQSKSLWQRALIVFAGPAINFLFAILILAGFAFAYGKSVTPPVVAGVLPGSAAAEAGLLPGDRIISIDGEQVEWFDEVGRRIAHRPDERITMRAERAGKERTFDFRIGVDIQKDRFGNEYRIGRLGIMSAQPVVRPVSLVEAPVVAVERTGDIVRLMVATLGQVITGRRSVSELGGPLKIAQVSGEQLSAGLDDFIFFIALISINLGFINLLPIPMLDGGHLLFYAIEGIRRKPVNPKVMEWAFRSGLAAVLALMVFVTVNDLASFGLLG, from the coding sequence TTGAACGAAAATCCCGGCTTCTTGCTGACCGTCATCGCCTTTCTGCTCGTGCTCGGCCCCTTGGTCTTCGTGCATGAAATGGGGCATTATCTGGTCGGACGCTGGTTCGGGGTGAAGGCGGAATCCTTCTCGATCGGCTTCGGGCGCGAGATTGCCGGCTGGACCGACAAGCGTGGCACGCGCTGGAAGCTGGGCATGCTGCCGCTGGGCGGTTATGTGCAGTTTGCCGGTGACATGGACCCGTCGAGCCGCTCCGATCCGAACTGGGTGGCGCTACCCGCCGAAGAGCGCAACCGCACCTTCCAGTCGAAAAGCCTGTGGCAGCGCGCGCTGATCGTGTTCGCAGGGCCTGCGATCAATTTCCTTTTCGCGATCCTGATCCTCGCCGGCTTTGCCTTTGCCTACGGCAAGAGCGTCACGCCGCCGGTGGTTGCAGGCGTGCTGCCGGGGTCGGCGGCGGCCGAAGCCGGATTGCTGCCCGGCGACCGTATCATTTCTATCGATGGCGAGCAGGTCGAATGGTTTGACGAGGTCGGCCGCCGCATCGCGCACCGCCCGGATGAGCGCATCACCATGCGCGCGGAACGCGCCGGCAAGGAGCGCACGTTCGACTTCAGGATCGGCGTCGACATTCAGAAGGACCGGTTCGGCAACGAATATCGCATCGGCCGCCTGGGCATCATGTCGGCCCAGCCCGTCGTGCGCCCCGTATCGCTAGTGGAAGCGCCCGTGGTGGCGGTGGAGCGCACCGGCGATATCGTGCGGCTGATGGTGGCGACCCTGGGTCAGGTCATCACCGGTCGGCGCTCCGTCTCCGAACTCGGCGGCCCGCTGAAAATCGCGCAGGTTTCCGGCGAGCAACTCTCCGCCGGGCTGGACGATTTCATCTTCTTTATCGCGCTGATCTCAATTAATTTGGGGTTCATCAATCTGCTGCCAATCCCCATGCTCGATGGCGGCCATCTGCTGTTCTATGCGATCGAGGGTATCCGGCGCAAACCGGTCAATCCAAAGGTCATGGAATGGGCGTTCCGTTCGGGCCTGGCAGCTGTGCTGGCCCTTATGGTGTTCGTGACCGTCAACGATCTGGCATCGTTCGGCCTGCTCGGCTGA